Proteins encoded within one genomic window of Nonomuraea gerenzanensis:
- a CDS encoding ABC transporter permease, whose translation MKRALPLLAVLAVLLAAIAVANPFFLEPAGFLAFLKRAAPLVILAAGQYFVVVSGEFDLSVGSLVTAEVVIAARLIDGDEAATWPVLALLIVAGLLVGLVNGVLTTKLRVPSFIVTLGMLLVLSGAVFLWTGGAPRGALSEGFRMFGRGGLGPVPWSVLILVVVGVAAIRLMRARFGRTLMATGDNERAAALSGVRVDRVRIFAFMLSGLSAAVAAILLGGFAGVSAQAGEGLEFSAITAVVLGGVALGGGRGSVPAAMAGAVTLEALFTLLNLYGISGALEFTVQGVIIIAAVAAGTIRLPRKLTPRRGDAHAAS comes from the coding sequence ATGAAGCGGGCACTTCCCCTCCTCGCGGTCCTCGCGGTGCTGCTGGCCGCGATCGCCGTCGCCAACCCCTTCTTCCTGGAACCCGCTGGATTCCTGGCGTTCCTCAAACGGGCCGCGCCGCTGGTGATCCTCGCCGCCGGACAGTACTTCGTCGTCGTCTCCGGCGAGTTCGACCTGTCGGTCGGCTCGCTGGTGACGGCCGAGGTGGTGATCGCGGCCCGGCTCATCGACGGCGACGAGGCCGCCACGTGGCCGGTGCTGGCCCTGCTGATCGTCGCCGGGCTGCTCGTCGGCCTCGTCAACGGCGTGCTCACCACCAAGCTGCGGGTGCCGTCGTTCATCGTGACGCTCGGCATGCTGCTCGTCCTGTCCGGGGCGGTCTTCCTCTGGACCGGTGGCGCGCCGCGCGGCGCGCTGTCGGAAGGCTTCCGGATGTTCGGCCGCGGCGGGCTCGGGCCCGTGCCGTGGTCGGTGCTGATCCTGGTGGTCGTGGGTGTGGCGGCGATCCGGCTCATGCGCGCCCGCTTCGGCAGGACGCTGATGGCCACCGGCGACAACGAGCGCGCCGCGGCACTGTCCGGGGTGCGGGTCGACCGGGTCAGGATCTTCGCCTTCATGCTGTCCGGCCTGTCCGCGGCCGTCGCGGCGATCCTGCTCGGCGGTTTCGCCGGGGTCTCGGCGCAGGCCGGCGAGGGGCTGGAGTTCTCCGCCATCACGGCGGTCGTCCTCGGCGGCGTGGCGCTCGGCGGCGGCCGCGGCTCCGTGCCGGCCGCCATGGCCGGGGCCGTCACGCTGGAGGCGCTGTTCACCCTGCTCAACCTGTACGGGATCTCGGGGGCGCTGGAGTTCACCGTGCAGGGCGTCATCATCATCGCCGCGGTCGCGGCAGGAACCATCCGGCTTCCCCGGAAGCTCACCCCCCGAAGAGGAGACGCCCATGCCGCGTCCTGA
- a CDS encoding ABC transporter permease, translated as MDLLTRARRPALQARAGLASRLREPAHGVFLALFGLVAAGWALVALDGGQFLTLESVVGIQQRSAALGIVAVGQTLAILAGSLDLSVAYLISLASLVAAEIMAGQDGNTGPAIAAVLAISALVGLVNGLVITRLQVHAFIATLGVALVIKGVVDHLYDGPAGKVPESFQLLGYSRAGPIAVSAMLWAGVAVAAWFLLRRTRLGYRIYAVGGDEEVARLSGIRTSRVIVITHVLCSLCAGLAGLLLAARLGAGAPTVGTDGGYDLESIAAVVLGGTALAGGRGGVAGTVGGVLLLAVLDTLFNQLEVNSFVKDVVRGAVIVVAVAVHARRGTRRPA; from the coding sequence GTGGACCTGCTCACGCGCGCCCGCCGCCCCGCCCTCCAGGCGCGCGCCGGCCTGGCGAGCCGCCTGCGCGAACCCGCGCACGGGGTGTTCCTCGCGCTGTTCGGCCTGGTCGCGGCCGGCTGGGCCCTGGTCGCGCTCGACGGCGGCCAGTTCCTCACCCTGGAGAGCGTCGTCGGGATCCAGCAGCGCTCCGCCGCCCTCGGCATCGTGGCCGTCGGGCAGACGCTGGCGATCCTGGCCGGGTCGCTCGACCTGTCGGTGGCGTACCTGATCAGCCTGGCCTCGCTCGTCGCCGCGGAGATCATGGCGGGCCAGGACGGGAACACCGGGCCGGCGATCGCCGCGGTGCTGGCCATCAGCGCGCTGGTGGGCCTGGTCAACGGGCTGGTCATCACCCGGCTCCAGGTGCACGCCTTCATCGCCACGCTCGGCGTCGCACTGGTCATCAAGGGCGTCGTCGACCACCTGTACGACGGCCCGGCGGGCAAGGTGCCCGAGTCGTTCCAGCTCCTCGGCTACTCCCGTGCCGGGCCGATCGCCGTCTCCGCCATGCTCTGGGCGGGCGTGGCCGTCGCGGCCTGGTTCCTGCTGCGCAGGACCCGGCTGGGCTACCGGATCTACGCGGTGGGCGGGGACGAGGAGGTCGCCCGGCTGTCCGGGATCCGCACGTCCCGCGTCATCGTGATCACCCACGTGCTCTGCTCACTCTGCGCCGGCCTCGCGGGCCTGCTGCTGGCCGCCAGGCTCGGGGCCGGAGCGCCCACGGTGGGCACCGACGGGGGATACGACCTGGAGTCGATCGCGGCGGTCGTGCTCGGCGGGACCGCGCTGGCCGGAGGCCGGGGAGGGGTCGCCGGAACCGTGGGCGGAGTCCTGCTGCTGGCCGTCCTCGACACCCTCTTTAACCAGCTGGAGGTCAACTCCTTCGTCAAGGACGTGGTCCGCGGCGCGGTCATCGTCGTCGCGGTGGCCGTCCACGCCCGGCGCGGCACGAGGCGGCCGGCATGA
- a CDS encoding sugar ABC transporter ATP-binding protein, giving the protein MAEAGQVLRMRGIGKSFLGVRVLSGVDLEVTAGEVHAVVGENGAGKSTLMKIICGVHAPDEGTIEIDGRPVSFGHPLEARRAGITIIHQEFNLLPERTVAENVFLGREPVRRGLVDRVAMEEATAGLLDELGVGSFGPRDAVKRLPVAQQQIVEIVKALSVHPRLLVMDEPSAALAGHEVELLYRLIGRLRDRGVAVVYISHRLREVFDLADRVTVLKDGARVTTRPIGEVTPGELIRLMVGRDLGAYYPPRSTGTGEVRLSLRAAGNHKLRDIDLELRAGEIVGIAGLQGSGRSELAKAIFGAEPFTSGEMTPARPRSVREGVALGIGLVTEDRKAEGLALRQSVRDNALLAARAVGAGNRGGVGGLLGRVGLPPARREQEVRFLSGGNQQKVVLVKWMTMAPRVLLFDEPTRGVDVGAKAAIHELMRELANDGLAIMMISSELPELIGMSDRVVVLRDGRVAGTLPAGAAEEAIMRLAAGEVG; this is encoded by the coding sequence GTGGCTGAAGCGGGCCAGGTGCTGAGGATGCGCGGCATCGGCAAGAGCTTCCTCGGCGTCCGGGTGCTGTCGGGGGTGGACCTGGAGGTGACGGCGGGCGAGGTGCACGCCGTCGTCGGCGAGAACGGCGCCGGCAAGTCCACCCTCATGAAGATCATCTGCGGGGTGCACGCGCCGGACGAGGGCACGATCGAGATCGACGGCCGGCCCGTCTCCTTCGGCCATCCCCTGGAGGCGCGGCGCGCCGGCATCACGATCATCCACCAGGAGTTCAACCTGCTGCCCGAGCGTACCGTCGCCGAGAACGTGTTCCTGGGGCGCGAGCCCGTCCGGCGCGGCCTGGTCGACCGCGTCGCCATGGAGGAGGCGACCGCCGGGCTCCTCGACGAGCTCGGCGTGGGCTCCTTCGGCCCTCGCGACGCCGTCAAGCGCCTGCCGGTGGCCCAGCAGCAGATCGTCGAGATCGTCAAGGCGCTGTCGGTGCACCCCCGGCTCCTCGTCATGGACGAGCCCAGCGCGGCGCTCGCCGGGCACGAGGTCGAGCTGCTCTACCGGCTGATCGGGCGGCTGAGGGATCGCGGCGTCGCCGTCGTGTACATCTCCCACCGATTACGGGAGGTGTTCGACCTCGCCGACCGGGTCACCGTGCTCAAGGACGGCGCGCGCGTCACCACGCGCCCGATCGGCGAGGTGACCCCCGGCGAGCTGATCCGCCTCATGGTGGGCCGCGACCTCGGCGCCTACTACCCGCCCCGCTCCACGGGCACCGGCGAGGTGCGGCTCAGCCTGCGCGCGGCCGGCAACCACAAGCTGCGCGACATCGATCTGGAGCTGCGCGCCGGGGAGATCGTCGGCATCGCGGGCCTGCAGGGGTCCGGCAGGTCGGAGCTCGCCAAGGCGATCTTCGGCGCGGAGCCGTTCACCAGCGGCGAGATGACCCCCGCGCGCCCGCGCTCGGTCCGGGAAGGTGTCGCCCTGGGCATCGGCCTGGTGACCGAGGACCGCAAGGCCGAAGGGCTCGCGCTGCGCCAGTCCGTACGCGACAACGCCCTGCTCGCCGCCCGCGCGGTCGGCGCAGGGAACCGCGGCGGCGTCGGCGGCCTGCTCGGCCGGGTGGGCCTGCCGCCCGCGCGCCGCGAGCAGGAGGTCCGCTTCCTGTCCGGCGGCAACCAGCAGAAGGTCGTGCTCGTCAAGTGGATGACGATGGCGCCGCGGGTGCTGCTGTTCGACGAACCCACCCGGGGCGTCGACGTCGGGGCCAAGGCCGCGATCCACGAGCTGATGCGCGAGCTGGCGAACGACGGCCTGGCCATCATGATGATCTCGTCCGAGCTGCCCGAGCTCATCGGCATGAGCGACCGCGTCGTCGTCCTGCGCGACGGCCGCGTCGCGGGCACCCTGCCGGCCGGGGCCGCCGAGGAAGCGATCATGCGCCTGGCCGCGGGCGAGGTGGGCTGA
- a CDS encoding ThuA domain-containing protein has translation MLRHLTPAASGNDRRTSRSRRLPAILAAIAVTAAMIPALPAQAAAFKVLVFSKTAGFRHDAIPAGIQAIRDLGTGNDFAVDATEDSGAFTTANLAQYQAVVFLSTTGDVLNDSQQAAFQSYVDGGGGYVGVHAAADTEYNWPYYGQLMGAWFASHPAIQQATVRNEDRAHAATAHLATTWSRTDEWYNYRTNPRPNVRVLQSLDESSYSGGNMGDHPITWCRPQSSGRAFYTGLGHTQESYADPGFRSLLLGGIRYAARAVHADCRPETGYTTLYNGSTAGWSQAGPGSFANSDATLTSQGGMGMLWYSARELRSYSLKLDWKLTGDSNSGVIVGFPATGDPGAALNTGYEVQIDATDTADRTTGAIYGFKSADLAARDAALNPPGQWNTYELLVEGERLQVFLNGVKINDFTNTDPVRSLQQGHLGIQNHGSGDVVSFRNIRIKELTGTPGGTGPLRGTASGRCLDVSGASQANGAQAQLWDCNGQANQQWTSTAAGELRVYGTKCLDVNGGGTADGTAVIIWTCNGQNNQKWRHNADGTITAVGANKCLDVGGTANGTRARIWTCNGGANQRWSRG, from the coding sequence ATGCTCCGACACCTGACCCCGGCCGCGTCCGGGAACGACCGCAGGACCTCTCGGTCCCGCCGCCTGCCGGCGATACTGGCGGCGATCGCCGTCACCGCGGCCATGATCCCCGCCCTCCCGGCGCAGGCCGCCGCCTTCAAGGTGCTGGTGTTCTCCAAGACGGCCGGGTTCCGGCACGACGCGATCCCCGCCGGCATCCAGGCCATCCGTGACCTGGGCACCGGCAACGACTTCGCCGTGGACGCCACGGAGGACTCCGGTGCCTTCACCACGGCCAACCTCGCCCAGTACCAGGCGGTCGTGTTCCTGAGCACCACCGGTGACGTGCTGAACGACAGCCAGCAGGCCGCCTTCCAGTCGTACGTGGACGGCGGCGGTGGGTACGTGGGAGTGCATGCGGCCGCGGACACCGAGTACAACTGGCCCTACTACGGGCAGCTCATGGGGGCCTGGTTCGCCAGCCATCCGGCCATCCAGCAGGCCACCGTACGCAACGAGGACCGCGCGCACGCCGCGACCGCCCACCTCGCGACGACCTGGTCGCGTACCGACGAGTGGTACAACTACCGCACCAACCCCCGCCCGAACGTGCGCGTGCTGCAGAGCCTGGACGAGAGCAGCTACAGCGGCGGCAACATGGGCGACCATCCGATCACCTGGTGCCGTCCGCAGTCCTCGGGCCGCGCGTTCTACACCGGCCTGGGGCACACGCAGGAGTCGTACGCCGACCCCGGCTTCCGCTCGCTGCTGCTGGGCGGCATCCGGTACGCGGCCAGGGCCGTCCACGCCGACTGCCGCCCGGAGACCGGTTACACGACGTTGTACAACGGCTCGACGGCGGGCTGGTCACAGGCGGGGCCGGGATCGTTCGCCAACAGCGACGCCACGCTGACCTCCCAGGGCGGCATGGGCATGTTGTGGTACAGCGCCAGGGAGCTGCGCTCCTACTCCCTCAAGCTCGACTGGAAGCTGACCGGCGACTCCAACTCCGGCGTGATCGTCGGGTTCCCGGCCACCGGCGACCCGGGCGCGGCGCTCAACACCGGCTACGAGGTGCAGATCGACGCGACCGACACCGCGGACAGGACGACCGGGGCGATCTACGGCTTCAAGTCCGCCGACCTCGCCGCCCGCGACGCGGCGCTCAACCCGCCGGGCCAGTGGAACACCTACGAGCTGCTGGTGGAGGGGGAGCGGCTGCAGGTGTTCCTGAACGGCGTCAAGATCAACGATTTCACCAACACCGACCCGGTCCGCTCGCTGCAGCAGGGCCACCTCGGCATCCAGAACCACGGCTCCGGTGACGTGGTGTCCTTCCGCAACATCCGGATCAAGGAGCTGACCGGCACGCCGGGCGGCACGGGCCCGCTCAGGGGCACGGCCTCGGGCCGGTGCCTGGACGTCAGCGGCGCCTCGCAGGCCAACGGCGCGCAGGCGCAGCTGTGGGACTGCAACGGCCAGGCCAACCAGCAGTGGACCTCGACCGCCGCCGGTGAGCTGCGCGTCTACGGCACCAAGTGCCTGGACGTGAACGGCGGCGGCACCGCCGACGGCACCGCCGTGATCATCTGGACCTGCAACGGCCAGAACAACCAGAAGTGGCGCCACAACGCCGACGGCACCATCACCGCCGTCGGGGCGAACAAGTGCCTGGACGTGGGCGGCACCGCCAACGGCACCAGGGCCCGCATCTGGACCTGCAACGGCGGAGCCAACCAGCGCTGGTCCCGTGGCTGA
- a CDS encoding PQQ-dependent sugar dehydrogenase yields the protein MTLLIPATLALGTSPAGALDIPPSDYQQVSLASGGAELGEAMSLAVLPNRSVVHTARDGTVRVTDAAGNTKVAGRLNVYTHDEEGLQGVAADPGFASNRHLWLYYSPRLGTPSGDAPSTGTQSQFDQWKGELYLSRFTLKADDTLDLASEKVVLRVPNDRGQCCHVGGDLDFDAAGNLYLTTGDDTNPFESSGYSPLDERTNRNPQYDAQRTSANTNDLRGKLLRIKPQPDGTYTVPSGNLFPPGTAGTRPEIYAMGFRNPFRMSVDKATGIVYLGDYGPDAGVTNAGRGPSGQVEFNRVTGAGNYGWPYCTGTNTTGETYNEWNFATNTTGPKYDCAGGPANNSFRNTGLATLPPAKPAWIRYAGDSGSPPEFGSGSESPMGGPVYRFDPALNSPVKFPQVLDGRYFAGEYGRRWIKAIEVRQDGGYGEISAFPWSGTQVMDLAFGPDGALYVLDYGTGANNQALYRIEYIGSANRNPIARAAADRTSGPAPLTVNFSSSGSSDPEGGALTYAWNFGDGTTSTAANPSKTYTTNGAYTATLTVRDPQGLTGTANVIVNVGNTAPSVTLTVPADGQVFSFGDTVPFQVTVTDPEDGTVDCTKVTVAYLLGHDSHRHQITSRTGCSGSIAVPVDGEHDAAANIYGVFEASYTDAGGLTSTSARVLQPRHRQAEHFGAQQGVQPADHATAEGGRTTGFIDDGDWISFQPYSLAGATRITARVSSAGAGGRIEVRAGSATGTLLGTANVTSTGGWDTFTDVSANLSGAPSGTTTLYLVFRGPAGQGYLFDVDSFTFDTGTPPTGGTSALRGVGSNRCLDVNGASQANGAQALLWDCNGQANQQWTSTAAGELRVYGTKCLDVNGAGTADGTAVIIWDCNGQNNQKWRMNADGTITAVGANKCLDVGGTANGTRARIWTCGGGTNQRWTRV from the coding sequence ATGACGCTGCTCATCCCCGCAACACTCGCGCTCGGCACCTCCCCGGCCGGCGCCCTCGACATCCCGCCGTCCGACTACCAGCAGGTGTCGCTCGCGTCGGGCGGCGCGGAGCTGGGCGAGGCGATGTCGCTGGCCGTGCTGCCGAACCGGTCGGTGGTGCACACGGCGCGCGACGGCACGGTGCGGGTCACCGACGCCGCCGGCAACACGAAGGTGGCCGGCCGGCTCAACGTCTACACCCACGACGAGGAGGGCCTGCAGGGCGTGGCGGCCGATCCCGGCTTCGCCTCGAACCGGCACCTGTGGCTCTACTACTCCCCGCGGCTCGGCACGCCGAGCGGTGACGCGCCGAGCACCGGCACGCAGTCCCAGTTCGACCAGTGGAAGGGCGAGCTGTACCTGTCGCGCTTCACCCTGAAGGCGGACGACACTCTCGACCTGGCCAGCGAGAAGGTGGTCCTGCGGGTGCCGAACGATCGCGGCCAGTGCTGTCACGTGGGCGGCGACCTCGACTTCGACGCCGCCGGCAACTTATACCTGACCACCGGCGACGACACCAACCCGTTCGAGTCGAGCGGCTACTCCCCGCTGGACGAGCGCACCAACCGCAACCCGCAGTACGACGCCCAGCGCACCTCCGCCAACACCAACGACCTGCGCGGCAAGCTGCTGCGCATCAAGCCGCAGCCCGACGGCACCTACACCGTCCCCAGTGGCAACCTGTTCCCGCCGGGTACGGCGGGCACCCGGCCGGAGATCTACGCCATGGGCTTCCGCAACCCGTTCCGGATGAGCGTGGACAAGGCGACCGGCATCGTCTACCTCGGCGACTACGGGCCGGACGCGGGCGTGACCAACGCCGGCCGGGGGCCCAGCGGACAGGTGGAGTTCAACCGCGTCACCGGCGCCGGCAACTACGGCTGGCCGTACTGCACCGGCACCAACACCACCGGCGAGACCTACAACGAGTGGAACTTCGCCACCAACACCACCGGCCCCAAATACGACTGCGCGGGCGGCCCGGCCAACAACTCCTTCCGCAACACCGGCCTGGCCACGCTGCCCCCGGCCAAGCCGGCGTGGATCCGGTACGCGGGAGACTCCGGCAGCCCGCCGGAGTTCGGCTCCGGGTCGGAGTCGCCGATGGGCGGCCCGGTCTACCGGTTCGACCCGGCACTGAACTCCCCGGTCAAGTTCCCGCAGGTGCTCGACGGGCGGTACTTCGCCGGCGAGTACGGCCGGCGCTGGATCAAGGCGATCGAGGTCAGGCAGGACGGCGGCTACGGCGAGATCTCGGCCTTCCCGTGGTCCGGCACGCAGGTGATGGACCTGGCCTTCGGCCCCGACGGCGCCCTGTACGTCCTCGACTACGGCACCGGCGCCAACAACCAGGCGCTGTACCGCATCGAGTACATCGGCAGCGCCAACCGCAACCCGATCGCCAGGGCCGCCGCGGACCGGACGTCCGGACCCGCTCCGCTGACCGTGAACTTCTCCTCCTCGGGCAGCTCCGACCCGGAGGGCGGCGCGCTGACGTACGCGTGGAACTTCGGCGACGGCACCACCTCCACGGCGGCGAACCCGAGCAAGACCTACACCACGAACGGCGCCTACACGGCGACGCTCACGGTCCGTGACCCGCAGGGCCTCACCGGCACGGCCAACGTGATCGTGAACGTGGGCAACACCGCGCCCTCGGTCACCCTCACCGTCCCCGCCGACGGGCAGGTGTTCTCCTTCGGCGACACCGTCCCCTTCCAGGTCACCGTCACCGACCCGGAGGACGGCACGGTCGACTGCACGAAGGTCACCGTCGCCTACCTGCTCGGCCACGACAGCCACCGCCACCAGATCACCTCCAGGACCGGCTGCTCGGGCTCCATCGCGGTCCCGGTGGACGGCGAGCACGACGCGGCGGCCAACATCTACGGCGTCTTCGAGGCCTCCTACACCGACGCGGGCGGCCTGACCTCGACCAGCGCCCGGGTGCTGCAGCCCAGGCACCGGCAGGCCGAGCACTTCGGCGCCCAGCAGGGCGTCCAGCCGGCCGACCACGCCACCGCGGAGGGCGGCAGGACGACCGGCTTCATCGACGACGGCGACTGGATCTCCTTCCAGCCGTACAGCCTGGCCGGCGCGACGCGGATCACCGCCCGGGTGTCGTCGGCCGGCGCGGGCGGCCGCATCGAGGTACGGGCCGGCTCGGCGACCGGCACCCTGCTGGGCACGGCGAACGTGACGAGCACCGGCGGCTGGGACACCTTCACCGACGTCTCGGCGAACCTCAGCGGCGCGCCGTCCGGCACGACCACGCTGTACCTGGTCTTCCGCGGCCCGGCCGGGCAGGGCTACCTGTTCGACGTCGACTCCTTCACCTTCGACACCGGCACCCCGCCCACGGGCGGCACGAGCGCGCTGCGCGGCGTGGGGTCGAACCGGTGCCTGGACGTCAACGGCGCCTCGCAGGCCAACGGCGCCCAGGCACTGCTGTGGGACTGCAACGGTCAGGCCAACCAGCAGTGGACCTCGACCGCCGCCGGTGAGCTGCGCGTGTACGGCACCAAGTGCCTGGACGTGAACGGGGCCGGCACCGCCGACGGCACCGCGGTGATCATCTGGGACTGCAACGGCCAGAACAACCAGAAGTGGCGCATGAACGCCGACGGCACGATCACCGCCGTCGGGGCGAACAAGTGCCTGGACGTGGGCGGCACCGCCAACGGCACCAGGGCCCGCATCTGGACCTGCGGCGGAGGAACCAACCAGCGCTGGACCCGCGTCTGA
- a CDS encoding RICIN domain-containing protein translates to MPRPALIGFVTAVLTAAFALIAPASVAHAATTTLYAAPTGTGTACTSAQPCSLSAAQTAVRSLNAGMSGDIVVELAGGVYRLSAPLRLTAADSGNHGYSVRWQAAAGAVPVISGARAVTGWSLADSGRNIWRATVGAGIDSRQLYVDGALATRARTAVNRADFTASSTGMRFTSSALSYLNNLANQGRVEMESVGSFTDRYAPVQSISANLITMRQPAWSNNNFGYDTFTSPHRAGPLYLVNAYEFLDAPGEWYLDPATGALSYIPLAGQNPGNVSVELPVLQSLLHVGGTYDAPAHHLTFSGITFTGTSWLGPSTDQGYVDQQTGAYIAGNWSRPAFTACHQGCREFEATRPNWYQMPAAVQVSAANTITFTDSRFLNLGQTAIGIGNDANAHASGVGLGATDITVTRSEIARSSAGGVVAGGVRADAHHPGDQRMVNRNITVTHNRIHDLGLDHRGVVSVLTTYVTGTDVSHNEVYNLPYTGMSIGYGWGANEPGGSTHYADRGLYDFQPRYTTPTTASGNRLVGNYVHDVMQQMTDGGCIYTLSWNPGAVISDNHCLRTNGWFGIYFDEGSRYYTVRNNVLSNTGTWATANYWYGENMGNFTVTGNWSTNGSTNVTNGDRGNVVNNNVTVANGAWPPGAQAVIASAGPQGGPSGGTSALRGVGSNRCLDVNGASQANGAQALLWDCHGQANQQWTSTAAGELRVYGTKCLDVNGAGTADGTAVIIWDCNGQNNQKWRHNADGTITAVGANKCLDVGGTANGTTARVWTCNGGANQRWTRA, encoded by the coding sequence ATGCCGAGACCCGCCCTGATCGGCTTCGTCACCGCCGTGCTCACCGCGGCGTTCGCCCTCATCGCCCCCGCCTCCGTGGCCCACGCCGCCACCACGACCCTCTACGCCGCCCCCACCGGCACCGGCACGGCCTGCACCTCCGCCCAGCCGTGCTCGCTGTCGGCGGCGCAGACGGCGGTACGCTCGCTGAACGCCGGCATGTCCGGTGACATCGTCGTGGAGCTGGCCGGCGGGGTGTACCGGCTCTCGGCGCCGCTCCGGCTGACCGCCGCCGACTCCGGCAACCACGGCTACTCCGTCAGGTGGCAGGCCGCCGCGGGCGCCGTCCCCGTCATCAGCGGAGCCAGGGCGGTCACCGGCTGGTCACTGGCGGACTCCGGCAGGAACATCTGGCGCGCCACCGTCGGCGCCGGGATCGACTCCCGGCAGCTGTACGTCGACGGGGCGCTCGCCACCCGGGCGCGCACCGCCGTCAACCGGGCCGACTTCACCGCCAGCAGCACCGGGATGAGGTTCACCAGCAGCGCGCTGAGCTATCTGAACAACCTCGCCAACCAGGGCCGGGTGGAGATGGAGAGCGTCGGCTCGTTCACCGACCGGTACGCGCCCGTGCAGAGCATCAGCGCGAACCTCATCACGATGCGGCAGCCCGCCTGGAGCAACAACAACTTCGGCTACGACACCTTCACCAGCCCGCACCGGGCGGGCCCGCTCTACCTGGTCAACGCCTACGAGTTCCTCGACGCGCCAGGGGAGTGGTACCTGGATCCGGCGACCGGCGCCCTGTCCTACATCCCGCTCGCCGGGCAGAACCCGGGCAACGTCAGCGTGGAACTGCCGGTGCTGCAGTCGCTGCTGCACGTCGGGGGGACCTACGACGCGCCCGCGCACCACCTCACGTTCAGCGGGATCACCTTCACCGGCACGAGCTGGCTCGGCCCCAGCACCGATCAGGGCTACGTGGACCAGCAGACCGGCGCCTACATCGCGGGCAACTGGAGCCGGCCCGCCTTCACCGCCTGCCACCAGGGCTGCCGCGAGTTCGAGGCGACCCGGCCGAACTGGTACCAGATGCCCGCCGCCGTGCAGGTCTCCGCGGCGAACACGATCACCTTCACCGACTCCCGCTTCCTCAACCTGGGGCAGACGGCCATCGGCATCGGCAACGACGCCAACGCGCACGCCAGCGGGGTCGGCCTGGGCGCCACCGACATCACGGTCACCCGGTCGGAGATCGCCCGCAGCTCGGCCGGCGGCGTGGTGGCCGGCGGCGTGCGCGCCGACGCGCACCACCCGGGCGACCAGCGGATGGTCAACCGGAACATCACCGTGACCCACAACCGCATCCACGACCTGGGCCTGGACCACCGGGGCGTCGTCTCGGTCCTGACGACGTACGTCACCGGCACCGACGTCTCCCACAACGAGGTCTACAACCTGCCCTACACCGGCATGTCGATCGGGTACGGCTGGGGCGCCAACGAGCCGGGCGGCAGCACCCACTACGCCGACCGCGGCCTGTACGACTTCCAGCCGCGCTACACCACGCCCACCACCGCCTCCGGCAACCGGCTCGTCGGCAACTACGTGCACGACGTCATGCAGCAGATGACCGACGGCGGCTGCATCTACACGCTCTCGTGGAACCCGGGCGCGGTGATCAGCGACAACCACTGCCTGCGCACCAACGGCTGGTTCGGCATCTACTTCGACGAGGGCTCCAGGTACTACACCGTCAGGAACAACGTGCTGTCGAACACCGGCACCTGGGCCACCGCCAACTACTGGTACGGCGAGAACATGGGCAACTTCACCGTCACCGGCAACTGGTCGACCAACGGCAGCACCAACGTGACCAACGGCGACCGCGGCAACGTGGTGAACAACAACGTCACCGTCGCCAACGGCGCCTGGCCGCCCGGCGCCCAGGCCGTGATCGCGTCCGCCGGCCCCCAGGGCGGGCCTTCCGGCGGCACGAGCGCGCTGCGCGGAGTGGGGTCGAACCGGTGCCTGGACGTCAACGGCGCCTCGCAGGCCAACGGCGCCCAGGCACTGCTGTGGGACTGCCATGGCCAGGCCAACCAGCAGTGGACCTCGACCGCCGCCGGTGAGCTGCGCGTGTACGGCACCAAGTGCCTGGACGTGAACGGCGCCGGCACGGCCGACGGCACCGCGGTGATCATCTGGGACTGCAACGGCCAGAACAACCAGAAGTGGCGCCACAACGCCGACGGCACCATCACCGCCGTCGGGGCGAACAAGTGCCTGGACGTGGGCGGCACCGCCAACGGCACCACGGCCCGCGTCTGGACCTGCAACGGCGGAGCCAACCAGAGGTGGACCCGCGCCTGA